Proteins encoded within one genomic window of Bombina bombina isolate aBomBom1 chromosome 1, aBomBom1.pri, whole genome shotgun sequence:
- the GJD3 gene encoding gap junction delta-3 protein isoform X1, which produces MYCDLLNLDYQEVSGSHPTFILVGWRQSRFLGCPCVRKTKYLSHYQDSQCYGCLGIRDQIPEEKIKMGEWGFLSSLLDAVQEHSPLVGRFWLVVMLIFRILILATVGSDMFEDEQEEFVCNTLQPGCRQVCYDRAFPISHYRFWVFHIVLLSAPAVLFVIYSMHQSTKMNRDVDEEEAARNGQQGNTRTKMRPDQRGRHIRIFYVVNVCMRILAEVGFLVGQWLLYGFKVNPEYLCQRSPCKHTVDCFVSRPTEKTIFLQFYFVVGVISTLLSLSELLHILVKGKCGKSENSHPPPAYERDNWSNREHERTSHYLLQGPTKNDGQVSRNDGHQLSIPYTPGTTYKVKVAPSSANSSKSSRITSHGDLTV; this is translated from the exons ATGTATTGCGACCTCCTGAATTTGGATTATCAAGAAGTTTCAGGAAGTCATCCAACTTTTATCCTTGTGGGCTGGAGACAGAGCAGATTTTTAGGATGTCCCTGTGTAAGAAAAACTAAGTACCTGAGCCATTACCAGGACTCACAATGTTATGGCTGCCTTGGTATTAGAG ATCAAATTCCTGAGGAGAAAATCAAAATGGGGGAGTGGGGGTTCCTCAGCTCCCTGCTGGATGCAGTTCAGGAACACTCCCCTTTGGTTGGACGTTTTTGGCTGGTAGTTATGCTGATATTCCGCATTCTTATCCTGGCCACAGTGGGAAGTGACATGTTTGAAGATGAGCAAGAGGAATTTGTGTGTAATACTCTACAGCCAGGCTGTAGGCAAGTTTGTTATGACCGGGCCTTCCCCATTTCCCATTACCGCTTTTGGGTCTTCCACATTGTTCTGTTGTCAGCTCCAGCAGTGCTCTTTGTAATTTACTCCATGCACCAGAGTACCAAAATGAACAGAGATGTGGATGAGGAGGAGGCAGCAAGGAATGGCCAGCAGGGCAATACCAGGACTAAAATGAGGCCAGATCAGAGAGGACGACACATACGCATTTTCTATGTGGTCAATGTGTGCATGAGGATTTTGGCAGAGGTGGGTTTTTTGGTGGGACAGTGGCTTCTTTACGGTTTCAAGGTAAACCCAGAATACCTTTGCCAGCGCTCGCCCTGCAAGCACACAGTAGACTGCTTTGTTTCACGACCAACAGAGAAGACCATTTTCCTGCAATTCTACTTTGTGGTAGGGGTTATCTCTACACTTCTTAGCCTTTCAGAGTTGCTGCATATTTTAGTAAAGGGAAAGTGTGGGAAAAGTGAAAATTCGCACCCACCTCCTGCCTATGAAAGAGATAACTGGTCTAACAGAGAGCATGAGAGGACAAGCCACTACCTACTCCAGGGACCCACAAAAAATGATGGGCAGGTTTCTAGAAATGATGGACACCAGCTGTCTATCCCATATACTCCTGGCACTACCTACAAAGTAAAAGTGGCGCCCAGTTCAGCCAATAGTAGCAAATCTTCAAGGATAACGTCACATGGGGATTTAACAGTGTAG
- the GJD3 gene encoding gap junction delta-3 protein isoform X2: MGEWGFLSSLLDAVQEHSPLVGRFWLVVMLIFRILILATVGSDMFEDEQEEFVCNTLQPGCRQVCYDRAFPISHYRFWVFHIVLLSAPAVLFVIYSMHQSTKMNRDVDEEEAARNGQQGNTRTKMRPDQRGRHIRIFYVVNVCMRILAEVGFLVGQWLLYGFKVNPEYLCQRSPCKHTVDCFVSRPTEKTIFLQFYFVVGVISTLLSLSELLHILVKGKCGKSENSHPPPAYERDNWSNREHERTSHYLLQGPTKNDGQVSRNDGHQLSIPYTPGTTYKVKVAPSSANSSKSSRITSHGDLTV; the protein is encoded by the coding sequence ATGGGGGAGTGGGGGTTCCTCAGCTCCCTGCTGGATGCAGTTCAGGAACACTCCCCTTTGGTTGGACGTTTTTGGCTGGTAGTTATGCTGATATTCCGCATTCTTATCCTGGCCACAGTGGGAAGTGACATGTTTGAAGATGAGCAAGAGGAATTTGTGTGTAATACTCTACAGCCAGGCTGTAGGCAAGTTTGTTATGACCGGGCCTTCCCCATTTCCCATTACCGCTTTTGGGTCTTCCACATTGTTCTGTTGTCAGCTCCAGCAGTGCTCTTTGTAATTTACTCCATGCACCAGAGTACCAAAATGAACAGAGATGTGGATGAGGAGGAGGCAGCAAGGAATGGCCAGCAGGGCAATACCAGGACTAAAATGAGGCCAGATCAGAGAGGACGACACATACGCATTTTCTATGTGGTCAATGTGTGCATGAGGATTTTGGCAGAGGTGGGTTTTTTGGTGGGACAGTGGCTTCTTTACGGTTTCAAGGTAAACCCAGAATACCTTTGCCAGCGCTCGCCCTGCAAGCACACAGTAGACTGCTTTGTTTCACGACCAACAGAGAAGACCATTTTCCTGCAATTCTACTTTGTGGTAGGGGTTATCTCTACACTTCTTAGCCTTTCAGAGTTGCTGCATATTTTAGTAAAGGGAAAGTGTGGGAAAAGTGAAAATTCGCACCCACCTCCTGCCTATGAAAGAGATAACTGGTCTAACAGAGAGCATGAGAGGACAAGCCACTACCTACTCCAGGGACCCACAAAAAATGATGGGCAGGTTTCTAGAAATGATGGACACCAGCTGTCTATCCCATATACTCCTGGCACTACCTACAAAGTAAAAGTGGCGCCCAGTTCAGCCAATAGTAGCAAATCTTCAAGGATAACGTCACATGGGGATTTAACAGTGTAG